In the Populus trichocarpa isolate Nisqually-1 chromosome 8, P.trichocarpa_v4.1, whole genome shotgun sequence genome, CTTCCATAAGATAACAGTATTTAACAAAACATTGTTCCCATGATGTAAGGAGAGGGCCCCGACTGGACAAATCGGACAGCAACTAAAGACCAAGCTGCAAACTCCATATTTACCAATTTCGACAGAGATTGAGACAAACCTCTCGATAAACATGACGGGCTAACACattagagaaaaagagaagaaaaggcaaaCACATGCATGCCAACCAATTTAGAAACATTCCCATAAAAAACAGAGTCCCCAAGTGGAATCAAATCATAATCACGCATACATACAGCTAAATATTTACCACTCTTGCGATGAGGAATATCCCATTTTACATAGAATTAAAAATACTAGgcggtggtccagtggtaagaacttgggatcaagaggtttgcttcctttgtggtctcagattcaagccctgtggttgctcatatgatggtcactggaggcttacatggtcgttaacttcagggtctgtgagattagtcgaggtgcgcgcaagctggcccggacacctacgttaaactaaaaaaaaaaaatactactgGCAAAAATAACAACACAACTAAGTTCTAGGCCGTTTGTTTGTAAAgaattagttttcttttaaaaaataatttttttgaaaagtaaattccaagaaagtaaattatttttcaatatttgatagtttcgtgaaaaataagttggaaaataatttgcagtatttgattatgttatgaaaaataagctgcaaaataacttattaatatatttttttttaaatttattaaaataataagaaacaaatcttacaaattaaaaagttgaatgagaatggaattgaacaaaaactaatttcataaattatctcaaataaaataaataataattaaaataatagagatcaaatataacaaataaaaaaaattaaaatatgatgaaattaaaataataataattacaattttataaattattttaaataaaataagtaacaataaaaaaaataaggaccaaatttgatagataaaaaatttcaatttaaaaaataataagagaaaagtaaataacaattataaaaataagaaccaaagttaatataaaaatcaaattaaatcaaattttaaggaaagaatttgtaaaaaaatattcaaacaaaatatatagtaataaaaagtttaaggattaaatttgacataattagtaaataatatgatatttttaaatttttcacaacttctaaaaagtgttttctgtcctaaaataaaaaaaatattttcctagaaatcaagccaaatttttctttaacataaaattatttttattaaccaaaaaatattttctattaatcaacttttctaataacaaataaataaataaaatttaaaaaataatttctcaaaaactaCTTTTCATAAACAATCCCACCTAGCAAAACCATTTAGACTCTTCAGCGTAGATTCAGATGCAAAGCTCATCATCtccattattatttatttctaaatacCACGCACACAAACAAGCTATACAGCCTcgagtgatttttttcttgttgtggGCTCTCCATCTCAACTAACCCACCTTTTATCTCCGAATGGGGGCCACCTAGGAGTGATATGTTCTTAAAGGCTATTtgtggattattattattattattaagtaccTTAATATGAACCATAAatgtatcatatatatatatatatatataaaatctgggaaagaagaaaaagaaaagaacatggtTATTGTTTTGACTAACATAGTGGCGCCCTCCGAGGGACGCCTTTTCTCTTGTGCAATTGTCTTCTTGGTTTCAAAGCTGAATTCATCCAGCCTTGAGTATCCTCAGACATATCAGTCAAGGAAAGTGACGATTCGTTCTCACTTGAATGCTTTTCTGCATTGGGGTTTTCCTTCCAGGAAAGGTTGGTAAATTCCTGAATTGATAAGGAGATGATTTCATGGCTTTGATCTTTAAGCTCCACTGAAACAGCTGAAACCTGAAAATACAATCAGAAATCACCGTGAGGGGTATTTCTTTGCGATCCTGAGCAAGCAAGGTGCCAGTCCTTCGATTCGAATGAAAATATTGTTGGAATAGAAGAAACATAAAGCAATAAAATGATGCCGATACTATAAAGTTAATCCTGGTTACCTTGCATGCAATGGAGCAGAAACGATTGGGAACATCTTGCAGATATCTTGCACATGCTTCACAAGAAGCACCGAACTTTGCTTTCGTGGATGGTCTTGCATCTTTAGACTGAGGCCGTGGTTTCAGATGAATAGCCTTTTCACCGTTGATCTTATAGGTCTGCCGAATCAAATTAGTTTTCCTTCAGAAACCATAATCAGTCATTTGCAAATAAAATTCTATCAAAAGGGGGGATGAAAGAATGGCAGGATTGAGAgataagaaaaacagaaaaagattaACAATCTGATAAATTTAATCCCATTAAAGACTTCTATACATATCAGAAATCTTTACTCTCTAACTCTTTATCAAGAAAGATACATAATTCAATCACaactattaataaataaataaaaaacctgaaTTTTAGAGCAATCTAGATGTTTTTGAATCTCTTGAAGGCGAACAACATCATGGTAAACATATTTGCAGATCTGGAGTTGTCTATGAAGGCAATGAGACTCCATACAATGTCGACAACACCCAACACTGCAATCCATACAGAACACGTTTTTCTCGTTCTTTCTACGTTCTTGATGGTTGCtgcaagaatcaaagaaatcGCTATGGAGAAGAGTAGTGAGCCAATCcgtgttttttacataaattttgCAGCCTACCTGCAACAATAAAGAACATCAAagattatttattgtaattcaATTCAACAACTGAGCAATCCCAATAATTCAAATCACAaattgataagataaaaaaagatgtcaattaaatcaaattgccTGGAATTAATTCCAACCAACAAAAACAGACATCCGAGTTTCTTAAATTTCTCTCTACTGAGAAACAAGCAAACAGTCCAAGAGTCTAAAATTGCTGAAAAACCAATCAAACTGAGTGAAAGAAGTAGCAACAATTAAAACTGATCCAAGACAAAGAATTCATACCATTTCTTATGGTTTGAGATAGAACTGTACTGTTGTTGACAGGCGGTTCAATTCAGTGAAAACCAAGAATTTTGCAAACAGATgttgtgaaaaagaaaagagcaaaagaagagaaaagagagaagggaaagcATAAGGAATATGAAAGGTTTATGTTGATATAAGGCATGCACAAgataaattaagaaagaaagagagagagagagagagagagcataaaaggaaagagaaatcGTTGTGAATGTTGTTTACTGCTCTACTCAGCACATCAGTGGCCTACCAGCGGCGGGAACGTAATGTACAATATCTCTCTATTAtggaaaatactaaaaaaaaaaaaaaaaaaacatagaattttCTACAGACGGAACTATAAAAGAACAAGAGTTAACTCTGTTGTGGAGTCCTGAGATGGCACTGAGCTTGCCCATGCCCATTTATTCTtgccatagaaaataaaataaaatgatacaaAATAGTGTAGTGTATTATGATGATCACTTTCATAATCCTTTCACTGTCCCATTTATTTCATGCTACGCTCTCTGAATTGGAGAGAGTTTAATTCTCTTCTTTAATGTAATCAGAACAGTCAATTCTCTTCAATATTAGTCTACTCTTAGTGAATCTTTCCATCTTCCCTGCGAAATTCATCGACAACGGATATTTTCAAAGCTTTGTACTAATGAAAACTGGGTATATCTTATTCCttgttctcatttttttattattatttaaaatgattttttttaatgtattttaaagctaaaaatatttttaaaaacaacaaacaaatacaagggttttgatatatatttttttgaaaaatataatttgtgaAAAAGCACCATCACgtcattgtttgtttttattattattattaatgttacgagttttcttttctctactCGTGAAAAGATCGTCGTGAGGTGGAAAAGAAATCTTGGGGATTTGACAAAAAGAGATTTGGTTTTATTGAGCCTCACTTTGATCCAATAAGTCAGCCTTTTCGAAATTGCAAGTCATAATTTATCCTCAATCATGGAAATGTGAATGCCGATATTGTCCTTTGAATTGTGGCAGAAAAGAGACAATAAACTACAGAGACAGCCTTGACTTTAAGGGCCATAACGAGGGTCTTTATATGTAAAggtaattaaatgaaaaaggtACAGAGAAAGGAATTCCTGTATTCGCTCCGAAATTTGTTAAACATACACAGCCTGTTTTGCAGTGTGGTCAGTGCTGTACTCTGcgtgttttttaatgttttgtgttccaaaatatattaatatagatttttttattttctttttatttttaatacgagtaaataaaaaatattaatttgattttttttttaaagtaaaaacgATTTTTAATCGAAAAGGCAGCTGGCAGCTTCAATTTATCATTATCGTTTTTTCACTCACATTTGTCACCATGCATTCCTTCGAGGAAAtcacctttcttttttttcttcttgaaaaagttaatatatatgaGTGGTTGGATGTATAATAGTTATCCcaacacttttttattttttatttttattcttcataTTTGTTCAAAAATCCAATTACTCGCTGatctgataataaaaaaatattataaaaatatatattaaaaaattacatcttttctggtgtttttaaaatatatatctctaactaatttgataataacaaaaacaaattattataaaaatatttaaaaaactgcATGTTTTTCTCAATCcggtgtttttgaaaaatatatccaAAAGTTTCCCAATAAAATCTTTCTTGATGTATCAGTTATAAATGGTTTTGTATATGTCCTGGAAAATTTGActgttcttttaattaattggtGATGTGTACTCCTAGTCGTCTagacttattttatttgcatgtgCTGCCTAGAAAAAGTAAAATCCACCGTCTCCGACCCAAACCACCACCCAAGCAATCTTGACCTCTCCAGGATTAAGACAGGACTATAATATGAAGCTTTGCAAGGTAGAAATCATTCCCCAGATCAGTCAAAACAGTACTACTAGCTAGGCAGCCCTTTGGAACACTTGAAGAAGATAGTGGTAGCTGAAGGGTTTGCTTAGCACATACAACAGCAGACAAACGAAATCCCCTTTCCGCTTAGAATATTACCTTATCCTGATTTAATCGGAAATCGGGTTTTATACAGAGCAGGGGAGGAGTTTCAGAACATTTTAAAACTGTCTGCCAGTGATTTGGTCTCCACTGAGCTTTGGCTCGACAACAAGGTATCTCCATGGATAATCCTGTATGTCATTTCTCATTggatttttcattcaaatagAGATTTTGAAATGGATCGATTCTGCATGAACTCGATGAAAGGCCTGGACAATCCGGGACTTGGTTCCCTTATCTTTCTACTCCTGGCAAATTTACTGTACTGAAATTTCAAATAGAATATTTCTTAACTTTAATATTCTACAGGAGCTCATAATTAGTACATACATTAATTATATACtattcttgaaaaaacattatcaaagATATATCAGTTCAAATGGCGATTCACCTGCTGGTTAAATCAATGACAAAGAATTATCAGTTGAGCCGATGAATAACGCTGAATTATCATAATCTAGTTTCTATATTATCATAAGTTTAGATTTATTCAGGGTccataaaacattttatttcagaGTAACTGatatcttaaattatttttcttttaattttcctgttatttcttattgaatttgatttgatttatattctcttaaacttctttttttacgTGGCCATTAACTTAATTATACAGTAACTTCAATATTACAtcgatttttataataataataataaaaaaaaaagtcatcatgAACTCCTTTTGCGTCCATATGTCTTGTCAAGGAAGATACGTGTGGCTTTCTTTGCTTCTCCCAGTTGAACGGTGATAACAGATGGAAACATTTGCCATACAAGGcctccaatttatttatttatttatttaagttcgatgataaatgatatatttaatggcaatttatttttgtggtctaattgtattttttttaaaaaaaaattaaatttaaatttttatatttttaaattattttgatatcttaatattaaaaatttaagttaaaatattttaaaaaacaatccctACCACAATTACAAAACTTTACCACCATattttacattaacaaaaactaaaccctatttttggatgattttaaaTACGCACCCCTACATTgcgattttataaattaaatatgatttgatAGGTTAAAGTTGGGGCattagtcaatttttttttaactcaagcAACCACTAAAAAGCATGTGAAAcacttttataattagttatatGTCCCCGCGTTGTAAAGATGatacaattttatattattatcataatatctagtttctatattattatggctatcataattatgtgtttttgTATTGTATCTATAAtgtttgaacaaaaataataaatagatttcAATATCTATGAAAATGattaacccaaattttttataattcgtacaattttttttttaatttgatatcaattttaatttttttttattgaatgattttgaatttagaaaaatttatcatgaaaaggtaataaaatttataaaactatatGATATATTACGTTGGCTTTTGGCGCTGTACCTTTGGATCGAACAGGTAATCGAAGGATGCACTGTTATTTACACGATTGCTGCAGTATTAACTAGTCTATGGACAAATGTTTTGGTACCAGAAATTTCTCCAACATCCTAAAACATAAGAAACTCTTTTGATATTTGAAGCACCCTGCTATCCATCTCTGAGTCCTAGCAGAATTAAGATGAAACGGGAATGGCTTTGTAAATTACAACTCCTGAACTTTTCCATtggttcttgttttctttgttattcaGGTTTCAGCCATGGATAAGTTTTGGCTGTGGATGGTTTTATAGGCTTTCTATCCGAAACAATCTTCCTCTGTCCAGATTACTGATATCACCGTGTCAACAACTATTGAGATTGTGTTTCTATTGACCATTATTTGATGAATGATGAGAATTGCTCTAAAATGACCCTGAGAGATTGTAATACGTGCTTAATTGATTTTAATCATTTGGCTACTTATTGCTTATCCTCAATACAGATATTTTACAAACTGTGTCAGAGCTTTGGTGGGGATGCACCGCAGGCTCTATTCAGTTCTTCAGAAGGGCTTGCAAGTTGTTCACCAGAAAATACGAGATTCTGGATTTTGAGATTTATCTCTGATCAAGCTTCAGCTACGGCCTTTTCAAATATCCTTGCTCTGGGTATcgtttttctgtaatttttttgttttttaacagtCGCAGGAATATAGTGTTGAAGAATGACAATGATAAGACGTTACTGGAAGGAAAAGGATGAtcgttttcttttagtttcagCTGTTCGTTTGttattcttttcctttctgttattttcttcttttgcttttctGTTAGTCCTTTCTAACCTGACGTATAGCTGGTGCAACATGGACAGTAGGTCATTCATTTCTCGTGGGATAGCAGCCCTAAGGTGTATATATGTATGGCTGCGTTCATCTTGTAAAACAACATAACAAGAGAATAAATATATCCAGAATGAGCAGTGCTCTTCAGTAGAACAATCAAACTATCCCGTTCTCTAATTTTCTTCTGTCTGCAACTTTTATCATTTCtcatatggtatcagagcttctgGTTCTCTAGATAAGTATGGaaacaaaaaaccaacaaaCACCAACCTCAACTATGCATTCAACATCACGCTTCCACAACCTATCAGATCAAAATAACCCATATCGACTTGACAACGGTGATACATCGGTTCTCAGTCTGGTGACCGATCTACTAACCACAGAAAACTATGCTACTTGGGCAAGAGCCATGAAAAGGGCCCTTAGAGCCAAGAACAAGCTGGGTTTTGTTGATGGCAGCATAACAAAACCAACAGATCCCAACGATCCTCTTCTGGATGCTTGGGAAAGATGCAATGATATGATTGTCTCCTGGATTCATAACTCTGTAAGTCCCTCAGTGAAATCCTCTTTCATCCTTGTAGATAATGCATATGAAATCTGGAGGGAACTCTGTGAGAGACTTACTCAACAAAACAGACCAcggatttttcatttaaaaggagCTCTAGCGAACTTAACACAAGGAAATGATTTAGTCAACATCTATTATGGAAAGCTAAAATCAATTTGGGATGAGTTAGCATTGCACTGTCCCATGCCCGAATGTTCTTGTGGACAGATGAGGGTCCTAACTGATCGGTACCAACAAGACTGTGTAATTCAATTCCTCATGGGATTGAATGAAACATTCTCCAACATACGGGATCAAATCATGCTGATGGATCCAATACCACAAGTCAGCAAGGTTTTCTCTCTCGTTCAACAACAGGAAAAACAACATCAGATGTTACTTTGCACATCTACCCCCGATTCAATGGCTTTTTTCACCAGAAACACATCCACAAACTTCAAGACCTTCAACAGACCCTATTGCCCCCATTGCAAAATCCAAGGACATTCTTTAGAAGATTGTTTCAAAGCTGGAAATGCAAAACCTCCTGTTTGCAGCCATTGTAATATAAGTGGTCACTTGGCCGAAAAGTGTTACAAACTAGTGGGATACCCTCCAGGACACAAGTTGTATAACAAAGGGAAGAAACCGAATATCCATACCA is a window encoding:
- the LOC7471432 gene encoding protein RGF1 INDUCIBLE TRANSCRIPTION FACTOR 1, whose protein sequence is MVGCKIYVKNTDWLTTLLHSDFFDSCSNHQERRKNEKNVFCMDCSVGCCRHCMESHCLHRQLQICKYVYHDVVRLQEIQKHLDCSKIQTYKINGEKAIHLKPRPQSKDARPSTKAKFGASCEACARYLQDVPNRFCSIACKVSAVSVELKDQSHEIISLSIQEFTNLSWKENPNAEKHSSENESSLSLTDMSEDTQGWMNSALKPRRQLHKRKGVPRRAPLC